A region from the Diorhabda sublineata isolate icDioSubl1.1 chromosome X, icDioSubl1.1, whole genome shotgun sequence genome encodes:
- the LOC130451615 gene encoding uncharacterized protein LOC130451615 — translation MRGVFLILVLLAGFAVCYGQTGNKITHNKHHKHCDKWILLQKFYFLTFLALKFKAILAVGSIWAIAFIFGKILTAFKIAEYMKKKDKPEIIYSKPHYHYKSLHPPSDYAFDFPSKGVELGSNGHINSSPGYGRSYTMTNSNDSFISLNMLFENIRRSNLTEMVFEEMNLNTQPCKMKFVCEADFNAKQSIILEKIFNLFIDDSYKKYRTNIAIKRIEECTRLYPKCEKVIPT, via the exons ATGCGTGGAGTGTTTTTAATATTGGTCTTACTTGCCGGATTTGCAGTATGTTATGGTCAAACTGGTAATAAAATAACTCATAATAAACATCATAAACATTGCGATAAATGGATCCTGC tgcaaaaattttattttctgacCTTCTTGGCTCTGAAATTTAAAGCTATCCTAGCAGTTGGATCAATTTGGGCAATAGcctttatatttggaaaaatattaacagCATTTAAAATTGCCGAATATATGAAAA AAAAAGATAAACCAGAAATAATATATTCTAAACCGCATTACCATTATAAGAGTTTACATCCACCTTCAGACTATGCTTTTGATTTCCCCTCAAAAGGTGTTGAATTGGGATCTAATGGTCATATAAATTCATCTCCTGGATATGGAAGGAGTTATACAATGACAAACAGTAATGATTCATTTATCAGTTTAAATAtgctttttgaaaatatcagaaG ATCAAATTTAACAGAGATGGTATTCGAAGAAATGAACTTGAACACACAACCCTGTAAAATGAAGTTTGTGTGTGAAGCAGATTTTAACGCAAAGCAAAgtattatattggaaaaaatatttaatttgttcat AGACGACTCctataaaaaatacagaacGAATATAGCCATTAAGAGGATAGAAGAGTGTACGAGATTATATCcaaaatgtgaaaaagttaTACCTACATAA